Proteins encoded within one genomic window of Methanoregula sp. UBA64:
- a CDS encoding ATP-binding cassette domain-containing protein has protein sequence MIAIETHDLTKYYDSLCAVDHLSLEVDNEIFALLGPNGSGKTTTVMMLTTLLRPTQGSAAICGHDVMREGEAVRKRLSYVPQDMAVDIKLTGRENVLLFARLYGVADPKDKTDEVLAIMELSDRADDLIRTYSGGMRRRLELAQALVHEPEVLFLDEPTIGLDVAARKKIWEHIRQLRKNGMTIFVTTHYMDEADQFCDRVGIISHGKIAALGTPAALKAELEKDVITVQVTGTLPGPVTIDGVRCVGQQESEITFTAENGREAMPLIARALEGAGVTVTSLSMREPTLDDVFLHAVGTTEDSGAFDFQQFRTMLRRRK, from the coding sequence ATGATCGCAATCGAGACACACGACCTTACCAAATACTACGACAGCCTCTGTGCGGTTGACCACCTCTCGCTTGAAGTAGACAACGAGATCTTCGCGCTTCTCGGCCCGAACGGTTCCGGGAAAACTACGACCGTCATGATGCTCACGACCCTGCTCCGGCCGACACAAGGGAGTGCCGCGATATGCGGGCACGATGTTATGCGTGAAGGCGAGGCGGTCCGGAAACGGCTCAGCTACGTGCCGCAGGACATGGCGGTGGACATCAAGCTGACCGGGCGGGAGAATGTCCTCCTCTTTGCCCGGCTCTACGGGGTCGCAGACCCGAAGGATAAGACCGACGAGGTGCTCGCGATCATGGAACTGTCGGATCGGGCCGACGACCTGATCCGGACATACTCGGGAGGGATGCGGCGCCGGCTCGAACTTGCACAGGCGCTCGTCCACGAACCGGAGGTGCTCTTTTTAGACGAACCCACGATCGGGCTCGATGTCGCGGCACGGAAAAAGATCTGGGAGCACATCCGGCAGCTCAGGAAGAACGGCATGACGATCTTTGTGACCACGCATTACATGGACGAGGCCGACCAGTTCTGCGACCGGGTCGGGATCATCAGCCACGGAAAGATCGCTGCGCTCGGTACTCCTGCGGCCCTCAAGGCAGAGCTCGAAAAGGACGTGATCACGGTACAGGTTACCGGGACGCTCCCCGGCCCGGTCACGATCGACGGGGTCCGGTGCGTGGGCCAGCAGGAGAGCGAGATCACGTTTACCGCAGAGAACGGCCGGGAGGCAATGCCCCTGATTGCCCGGGCGCTCGAAGGAGCGGGCGTCACGGTGACCTCGCTCTCCATGCGGGAACCGACACTCGACGATGTCTTCCTCCACGCGGTGGGGACAACCGAAGATTCCGGGGCATTTGATTTCCAGCAGTTCAGGACAATGTTACGGAGGCGGAAATGA